One region of Diabrotica undecimpunctata isolate CICGRU chromosome 6, icDiaUnde3, whole genome shotgun sequence genomic DNA includes:
- the LOC140442993 gene encoding LOW QUALITY PROTEIN: uncharacterized protein (The sequence of the model RefSeq protein was modified relative to this genomic sequence to represent the inferred CDS: deleted 2 bases in 1 codon): MLLFLGKYSHICSSISKQHAKICISNHEVAITDLGSKYKTTVNGTELAPNVEVQLKDKDTIHFGGLGSKYIFRKMNLVTTATQQPTTQKEALKKYLSHIQGKYVDNWNTHLTVEKISLTIKVLHALLEDKPTVEPGFWKKFAENVSKNLRPPDISAYNDPPLVEELLNKVEFKNGIDRKNLFKDKIFLFTLEQERKQVEELISKAGGSCVAWENNCEEFKRIAASSKEFLVLQSRKDVDDKSYKDIIKLLSKQNKRTIPIQEIAMAIIRGSCEKDCNPEFNRVQEVFARTTNKEPSQHKLLAKNTQTQNSTAEPIISKVIAETLDPDQLEAPPIQKKVVQVQEKYVETKKRDILTEKDNDTVKRLAADPVENNPFKKIKLENRENTESSNGKDNAEFSKDKTSGFLSKKPTREKRKTREDSDSEDSPPEKVTKPNPFSNLALTKRSNIEDNPFLSSKQQTETSKLSSDNPLLSIFNKPVDNTDMLSCTKDEPREPEDYPHITKVSDDGSVWYSKNSSFHIKKEEKNEYNAELQEFVNLFKNKIVLDVLSDLSLKPNSFRDEVDSRVQTNGKNFKKFKKIKPLHPQITIIGNEFFNNSQFGDITGIHDFRRRIVYDSDDEQPSRFKQRKTLKS, translated from the exons ATGCTTTTATTTTTG GGGAAATATAGCCATATATGTTCTTCCATAAGCAAACAACATGCTAAAATTTGCATTTCAAATCATGAAGTGGCAATTACAGATTTGGGTTCAAAATATAAAACAACAGTTAATGGTACAGAACTGGCACCCAATGTTGAAGTGCAACTAAAAGACAAAGATACCATACATTTTGGTGGACTGGGTAGTAAATATATCTTTAGAAAAATGAACCTTGTTACTACAGCTACCCAGCAACCTACCACTCAAAAAGAAgccttaaaaaagtatttaagtcATATTCAGGGTAAATATGTAGATAACTGGAAT ACACATCTTACTGTAGAAAAAATAAGTCTAACTATCAAGGTATTACATGCGCTGTTAGAAGATAAACCAACCGTGGAGCCAGGTTTTTGGAAGAAATTCGCAGAAAATGTATCTAAAAATCTTCGTCCGCCTGACATTAGTGCTTATAATGACCCACCATTAGTTGAAGAATTACTTAATAAGGTTGAATTCAAAAACGGCATTGATAGAAAGAATCTgtttaaagataaaatatttttgttcacgTTAGAACAGGAAAGAAAGCAGGTAGAAGAGTTAATATCAAAAGCAGGAGGATCTTGTGTGGCATGGGAAAATAACTGCGAAGAGTTCAAGAGAATAGCAGCCTCATCAAAAGAATTTCTCGTTCTGCAGAGTCGTAAAGATGTTGATGACAAGTCATATAAAGATATTATCAAACTTTTGTCGAAACAAAACAAACGTACTATTCCAATCCAAGAAATCGCTATGGCTATTATCCGTGGATCGTGCGAAAAGGATTGCAATCCAGAATTTAATAGAGTCCAAGAGGTGTTCGCTAGGACCACCAATAAGGAACCCAGTCAGCATAAGCTACTAGCTAAAAATACCCAAACGCAAAATTCTACCGCTGAACCGATTATATCTAAAGTTATTGCTGAGACTTTGGATCCAGATCAGTTAGAAGCACCGCCAATTCAAAAGAAGGTTGTTCAAGTTCAAGAAAAATATGTCGAGACTAAAAAACGAGATATTCTCACAGAAAAAGATAATGATACTGTGAAGAGACTTGCTGCAGACCCAGTTGAGAATAATCCATTTAAGAAAATAAAGTTAGAAAATAGGGAAAACACTGAAAGCTCAAATGGTAAAGATAATGCCGAATTTTCTAAAGACAAAACCAGCGGATTCTTGTCTAAGAAACCAACgagagaaaaaagaaaaactagagaaGACAGTGATTCTGAAGACTCACCACCAGAAAAAGTCACAAAACCGAATCCGTTTAGTAACTTGGCGCTAACAAAAAGAAGTAACATTGAAGATAACCCGTTCTTATCTTCGAAACAGCAAACAGAGACGTCTAAATTATCGTCCGATAATCCATTACTTAGTATATTTAATAAACCAGTCGATAACACAGATATGTTATCATGTACCAAAGACGAACCTCGAGAACCAGAAGATTATCCACATATAACTAAAGTATCCGATGACGGTTCCGTATGGTACTCAAAGAACAGTTCGTTTCatataaagaaagaagaaaaaaatgaatacaatgCAGAACTACAAGAGTTCGTTAATTTGTTTAAGAATAAGATAGTTTTAGATGTTTTGTCTGACCTTTCGTTAAAACCGAATAGTTTTCGTGATGAAGTTGATTCTAGGGTCCAAACTAATggtaaaaactttaaaaagtttaaaaagatAAAGCCTTTACATCCTCAAATTACCATCATAGGTAACGAGTTCTTCAACAATTCGCAATTTGGAGATATAACAGGAATACATGATTTCAGGAGACGCATAGTTTACGACTCAGACGACGAACAACCTTCAAGATTTAAACAGAGAAAAACATTAAAGTCTTAA
- the LOC140444715 gene encoding uncharacterized protein, translating to MNLENKIIDYKNTCRICLKTSENMKNLFTLIIPKDNTAAVEFIRKMTDLKLLYSDTLPSNICSECTQGVLTAFDFVEICIASDARLRTQETRRMLRKIEAEALELEDDEAIKCETPSEIEHSSEQDELVETGKSKEQSQIIQEKENPLPLELQFTIARIKDKYKCDLCSNKFNNKTVFNKHKRTHEENAFKCTKCSASFNKKTNLKAHLTTHLENKDKKFACKECGKFFVFEHLLKQHEFRHSDVKPFPCTNCDKGCLTAESLRRHMRTHDKNYTKKVHTCHLCNKSFAYPSFLVEHIKNHTGEKPHICNVCGKGFRQSGALHFHERIHTGYKPFPCRVCKENFMSRSILKVHMRKHTNERPYVCDVCGISFRQSSDLKTHRKIHTGEKLVLCTVCGKKLSTTGQLTIHLRSHTGEKPFTCSTCNKSFASRNMLATHERIHTGERPYSCNICNKSFSQNCTLLVHSKIHNKQNKKGKSNAKKEAGKEKKVASTGRGSLMKKIADLQKKALQLEQSQGEEFVVDDIVEINNDEVHESIARAQFTVIVPVSDSGSAPLEIDVQSNTK from the exons ATGaacttagaaaataaaataatagattATAAAAATACATGCAGGATTTGCCTGAAGACTTCGGAAAAcatgaaaaatttatttacacTAATAATCCCTAAAGACAACACAGCAGCTGTTGAATTCATAAGAAAAATGACTGATTTAAAA TTGCTATACTCAGATACCCTGCCGTCAAATATTTGTAGTGAATGCACACAAGGAGTTTTAACAGCATTTGATTTTGTGGAAATATGTATAGCCTCAGATGCAAGGTTGAGAACACAGGAAACAAGAAGGATGTTGCGAAAAATAGAAGCTGAAGCTCTAGAACTGGAAGATGACGAAGCAATAAAATGTGAAACACCATCAGAAATAGAACATTCTTCAGAGCAAGACGAACTGGTTGAAACTGGTAAATCAAAAGAACAGAGTCAGAttattcaagaaaaagaaaatcctTTACCTCTGGAATTACAATTCACAATCGCTAgaataaaagataaatacaaaTGTGATTTGTGTAGCAATAAATTCAATAATAAAACAGTATTTAATAAACATAAACGAACTCACGAAGAAAATGCTTTTAAGTGTACAAAATGCTCAGCCAGTTTTAACAAAAAAACGAATTTGAAGGCACATTTGACAACACATTtagaaaataaagataaaaagtttGCATGCAAAGAGTGTGGCAAGTTTTTTGTATTTGAGCACCTATTGAAACAACACGAGTTTAGACATAGTGATGTTAAGCCTTTTCCCTGCACCAATTGTGATAAag GATGCTTGACAGCCGAAAGCCTAAGGAGGCATATGCGCACACATGACAAAAACTATACAAAGAAAGTTCACACATGCCACTTGTGTAACAAATCGTTTGCATATCCCAGTTTTTTAGTAGAACACATAAAAAATCATACTGGGGAGAAACCACACATATGTAACGTGTGTGGTAAAGGTTTTCGGCAAAGTGGAGCTCTTCACTTTCACGAGAGGATTCACACGGGGTATAAGCCTTTTCCTTGTCGTGTGTGTAAAGAAAATTTTATGTCACGAA gtattttaaaaGTTCATATGAGAAAACACACAAATGAGCGTCCATACGTGTGTGACGTTTGCGGGATCTCTTTTAGGCAATCCTCAGACCTTAAAACGCACAGAAAAATACACACAGGAGAGAAATTGGTTTTGTGTACTGTATGTGGCAAGAAACTTTCAACAACAG GTCAACTTACAATCCACCTCCGCAGCCACACCGGAGAAAAACCATTCACCTGTTCAACCTGCAACAAATCATTCGCTTCCAGAAATATGCTAGCCACTCACGAGAGGATTCATACAGGCGAAAGACCCTATTCCTGCAATATTTGCAATAAGAGCTTCTCTCAAAATTGCACACTACTTGTCCACTCCAAGATAcacaataaacagaataagaaaGGAAAAAGTAACGCTAAAAAGGAAGCAGGAAAGGAGAAGAAGGTTGCAAGTACTGGAAGAGGTAGTTTGATGAAAAAAATTGCTGATTTGCAGAAGAAGGCTTTGCAGTTGGAACAATCACAGGGTGAGGAGTTTGTTGTGGACGATATCGTTGAGATAAATAATGATGAAGTGCACGAAAGTATAGCTAGAGCACAATTCACAGTTATAGTTCCAGTTTCCG